In one window of Bemisia tabaci chromosome 4, PGI_BMITA_v3 DNA:
- the LOC109030003 gene encoding uncharacterized protein, whose protein sequence is MRAPKWLLSILIGAAGANGMDDTNSEPLQNKTKIDSLSACSQGELNGCTKSSAMVSWDRFTSRQAFASSEHTEFTRSSRRVEKFLGSEAKSVDSSWTEFAWTMLERVGAFAADELTQADSDAPRFLDEIASEIDALEDKNDNIFSRTKMKKLLIPLLLVLKVFKLKLLLFLPLILGLVSFKKLIGVLIFTLPALIGFLKLAKLREISHSYGSFGHSSYYNLPPHRRYQLAADDPGVYSRYAPPPPPTLRDKHRDAYQYAGTHQSLASPQGNTQDDRHHLAYNSYQRPVNK, encoded by the exons ATGAGAGCTCCAAAGTGGTTACTATCCATCCTCATCGGTGCGGCTGGAGCGAACGGCATGGATGATACTAATTCAGAGCCTTTGCAAAACAAGACTAAAATCGACTCACTGAGTGCTTGCTCTCAGGGTGAGTTGAATGGCTGTACCAAGTCAAGTGCCATGGTGAGTTGGGACCGGTTCACGTCTAGACAAGCTTTTGCTTCGTCGGAGCATACGGAGTTTACGCGATCGTCCAGAAGGGTGGAGAAATTCTTAGGATCAGAGGCCAAATCTGTGGATTCAAGCTGGACTGAGTTTGCGTGGACGATGCTGGAAAGAGTTGGAGCCTTTGCGGCCGATGAGCTGACGCAAGCTGACAGCGACGCACCCAGGTTTCTTGATGAGATTGCCTCGGAAATTGACGCCTTGGAAGATAAGAACGATAACATATTCA GTCGCACGAAAATGAAGAAGCTGCTGATCCCTCTGCTGCTGGTTCTGAAGGTCTTCAAACTGAAACTACTGCTGTTCTTACCGCTAATCCTGGGTCTAGTATCATTCAAGAAGCTAATCGGCGTCCTGATCTTCACTCTACCAGCGCTCATCGGTTTCTTGAAGCTTGCCAAGCTGCGGGAAATCAGCCACAGCTACGGGAGTTTCGGACATAGTAGCTACTACAACCTCCCGCCACACCGTCGCTATCAGCTCGCCGCTGACGACCCCGGCGTTTACTCCCGCTACGCCCCTCCACCCCCGCCAACCCTGAGGGACAAGCACAGGGATGCATACCAGTATGCGGGAACGCACCAGTCCCTCGCAAGTCCTCAGGGTAATACGCAGGATGACCGACACCATTTAGCTTATAATAGTTACCAAAGACCTGTAAATAAATGA